In Myxococcus stipitatus, the following are encoded in one genomic region:
- a CDS encoding NAD(P)/FAD-dependent oxidoreductase, with product MKVEKTEVVIIGAGPSGSVAAGILRKQGRQVLILEREQFPRFSIGESLLPQSMQYIEEAGMLQDIVEAGFQYKNGASFVRGDKTTDFDFREKFSPGWGTTYQVQRAHFDHVLALAAERKGATLRFRHTVESVDVTGATPELTVRSPEGEMYRVQARFLLDASGFGRVLPRLLALETPSAFPVRGALFTHVEDRVAPGTFDRNKIRITTHPQHVHVWYWTIPFSNGRCSLGVVAKREFLEQFQGTETERLKAIVAEDPSLSKLLKDAVWDTPARAITGYAANVKSLWGNGFALLGNAGEFLDPVFSSGVTIAVKSASLAAQCIGRAFAGETVDWERDYAVPLKAGVDTFRTFVESWYAGGFQDVIFHPNSSVEIRKMISSILAGYAWDKENPFVADSKRRLGVLEKLCAP from the coding sequence GTGAAGGTAGAGAAGACTGAAGTCGTCATCATCGGCGCGGGACCCTCCGGTTCGGTGGCCGCGGGCATCCTGCGCAAACAAGGCCGTCAGGTGTTGATCCTGGAGCGCGAGCAGTTTCCTCGCTTCTCCATCGGCGAGAGCCTGCTCCCTCAGAGCATGCAGTACATCGAGGAAGCGGGAATGCTGCAGGACATCGTCGAGGCGGGCTTCCAGTACAAGAACGGCGCGTCCTTCGTGCGCGGCGACAAGACCACGGACTTCGACTTCCGTGAGAAGTTCTCGCCAGGCTGGGGGACCACGTACCAGGTGCAGCGTGCGCACTTCGACCACGTGCTGGCGCTCGCCGCCGAGCGCAAGGGCGCCACGCTGCGCTTCCGCCACACCGTCGAGTCCGTCGACGTCACGGGCGCCACCCCCGAGCTGACCGTGCGCTCACCCGAGGGCGAGATGTACCGTGTCCAAGCCCGCTTCCTGCTCGACGCAAGCGGCTTCGGCCGCGTGCTGCCCCGGCTGCTCGCGTTGGAGACACCCTCGGCCTTCCCGGTGCGCGGAGCCCTCTTCACCCACGTGGAGGACCGCGTGGCTCCGGGCACGTTCGACCGGAACAAGATTCGCATCACCACGCATCCCCAGCACGTGCACGTCTGGTACTGGACCATCCCCTTCTCCAACGGCCGCTGCTCGTTGGGCGTGGTGGCCAAGCGCGAGTTCCTGGAGCAGTTCCAGGGCACGGAGACCGAGCGCCTCAAGGCCATCGTCGCGGAGGACCCGTCGCTGTCCAAGCTGCTCAAGGACGCGGTCTGGGACACGCCCGCGCGCGCCATCACCGGCTACGCGGCGAACGTGAAGTCCCTGTGGGGCAACGGCTTCGCGCTCCTGGGCAACGCGGGTGAGTTCCTGGACCCGGTGTTCTCCTCGGGGGTCACCATCGCCGTGAAGTCCGCGAGCCTCGCGGCCCAGTGCATCGGCCGCGCGTTCGCGGGTGAGACGGTGGACTGGGAGCGCGACTACGCGGTGCCACTCAAGGCCGGCGTGGACACGTTCCGCACCTTCGTCGAGTCCTGGTACGCCGGCGGCTTCCAGGACGTCATCTTCCACCCCAACTCCTCGGTGGAGATTCGGAAGATGATCTCCTCCATCCTCGCGGGCTACGCCTGGGACAAGGAGAACCCCTTCGTGGCCGACAGCAAGCGCCGCCTCGGGGTGCTCGAGAAGCTGTGCGCGCCCTGA
- a CDS encoding DUF3261 domain-containing protein, translated as MRALIASLALLGLASCTTPAPRKMAPEVVLPSLALAPSAFGGSVSLSQQLSFAHEMDPGGPRSLEALVEIDASALRLAGFALSQRVITLQWDGEKLEEERDARVPAQFQSRTVLRDIQLVYWPASTVRAALPEGWTLEESPGQRVLRQGDKEWLSVRYAGQPPWVGRAELVNLAEHYRLTIESRLSEE; from the coding sequence GTGCGCGCCCTGATTGCCAGCCTGGCCCTGCTCGGGCTTGCCTCCTGCACCACCCCGGCTCCACGCAAGATGGCGCCGGAGGTGGTGTTGCCATCGCTCGCGCTGGCGCCGTCGGCCTTCGGTGGCAGCGTGAGCCTGTCGCAACAGCTGAGCTTCGCGCACGAGATGGACCCCGGCGGTCCCCGTTCGCTGGAGGCCCTGGTAGAGATCGACGCGTCGGCGCTGCGGCTGGCCGGGTTCGCGTTGAGCCAGCGGGTCATCACCCTCCAGTGGGACGGGGAGAAGCTGGAGGAGGAGCGCGACGCGCGGGTGCCCGCGCAGTTCCAATCCCGGACCGTGCTGCGGGATATCCAGCTCGTCTACTGGCCGGCCTCCACCGTGCGTGCGGCCCTGCCCGAGGGATGGACGCTGGAGGAGTCCCCGGGACAGCGCGTGCTGCGCCAGGGGGACAAGGAATGGCTGTCGGTGCGCTATGCTGGCCAACCTCCTTGGGTGGGCCGCGCGGAGCTGGTCAACCTGGCGGAGCACTACCGGCTGACCATCGAGTCACGCCTCTCGGAGGAATGA
- a CDS encoding beta-ketoacyl-ACP synthase, which translates to MSPPVFLNHLGLVCALGVGRTEVAEALFGGKPTGVAPSPDFADRTLHVGHVTAPLVTTDALPVPLRSRNNALLLTALEQLRPQVDDALRRHGPERVAVVLGTSTSGIGESEAAIVARAATGQLPEHFDVRQQELGSPALALNHVLGTLGPSFVISTACSSSAKALATAARLLRTGMADAVITGGADALCRFTVAGFSSLDSVSDARCNPMSVHRRGINIGEASALFLMTREPGPVRLAGWGESSDAHHLSAPEPGGRGAIIAMRTAVERAGITAGDVGYVNLHGTATPQNDAMESRAVQALLGDHVPCSSTKPLTGHTLGAAGALEAALCWLTLTDDARGRLPPHWWDGEADPSLPALSLVKPGTALGKPPRYVLSNSFAFGGSNAALLLGRA; encoded by the coding sequence ATGTCTCCGCCCGTCTTCTTGAACCACCTGGGCTTGGTGTGTGCCCTGGGCGTGGGCCGGACCGAGGTCGCCGAGGCCCTCTTCGGTGGCAAGCCCACGGGCGTGGCCCCGAGCCCCGACTTCGCGGACCGCACCCTCCATGTCGGACACGTCACCGCGCCGCTCGTCACCACGGACGCGCTACCGGTGCCGCTGCGCAGCCGCAACAACGCCCTGCTCCTCACCGCGCTGGAGCAGCTCCGCCCCCAGGTGGATGACGCTCTCCGGCGCCATGGCCCGGAGCGGGTGGCCGTGGTGCTGGGCACCAGCACCTCCGGCATCGGTGAGAGCGAGGCCGCCATCGTCGCGCGCGCGGCCACGGGACAGCTCCCAGAGCACTTCGACGTGCGGCAGCAGGAGCTGGGCTCTCCCGCGCTGGCCCTGAACCATGTGCTGGGCACGCTGGGGCCTTCGTTCGTCATCTCCACCGCGTGCTCCTCCAGCGCCAAGGCCCTGGCCACCGCCGCGCGGCTGCTGCGCACGGGGATGGCCGACGCCGTCATCACCGGGGGCGCGGACGCGCTGTGCCGCTTCACCGTCGCGGGCTTCTCGTCACTCGACTCGGTGAGCGACGCACGCTGCAACCCGATGAGTGTCCACCGCCGGGGCATCAACATCGGCGAGGCCTCCGCCCTGTTCTTGATGACCCGCGAGCCAGGGCCGGTGCGCCTCGCGGGTTGGGGCGAGTCCTCCGACGCCCACCACCTCTCCGCCCCCGAGCCGGGAGGCCGAGGCGCAATCATCGCCATGCGGACAGCCGTGGAGCGCGCGGGCATCACCGCGGGCGACGTGGGCTACGTCAACCTGCATGGCACCGCGACGCCCCAGAACGACGCGATGGAGAGCCGCGCGGTGCAGGCGCTGCTGGGCGACCACGTGCCGTGCAGCTCCACCAAACCGCTCACCGGACACACGTTGGGCGCGGCGGGGGCCTTGGAGGCCGCGTTGTGCTGGCTCACCCTCACGGACGATGCGCGCGGGCGGCTGCCGCCCCACTGGTGGGATGGCGAGGCGGACCCGTCACTGCCCGCCCTATCCCTGGTGAAACCAGGAACGGCGCTGGGAAAGCCTCCGCGCTATGTCCTGAGCAACTCGTTCGCCTTCGGCGGCAGCAACGCCGCGCTCCTTTTGGGAAGGGCCTGA
- a CDS encoding hotdog family protein: MRTPITFDISEIVPHADRMRLIDRAVEGDEESLVAEVTIREDCLFQESGAVGGWVGVEFMAQAIAAYAGWRQRLRGEPQPLGFLLGTRKYECSRPTFKVGEHLRIEVRRQFWTDNGMSQFDCTLGIGGETVASAALTVFQPPASFDVTKVGKDE; encoded by the coding sequence ATGCGCACGCCCATCACCTTCGACATCTCCGAGATTGTCCCCCACGCCGACCGCATGCGGCTCATCGACCGCGCGGTGGAGGGAGACGAAGAGAGCCTCGTCGCCGAGGTGACGATTCGCGAGGACTGCCTGTTCCAGGAGTCCGGCGCCGTGGGCGGCTGGGTGGGCGTCGAGTTCATGGCGCAGGCCATCGCGGCATACGCGGGCTGGCGGCAGCGGCTGCGCGGGGAGCCCCAGCCCCTGGGCTTCCTGCTGGGCACCCGCAAGTACGAGTGCAGCCGGCCCACGTTCAAGGTGGGCGAGCACCTGCGCATCGAGGTCCGCCGGCAGTTCTGGACGGACAACGGGATGAGCCAGTTCGACTGCACCCTGGGGATTGGCGGTGAGACGGTGGCCTCGGCGGCGCTGACGGTGTTCCAGCCTCCGGCCTCGTTCGACGTGACGAAGGTGGGCAAGGATGAGTGA
- the fabG gene encoding 3-oxoacyl-ACP reductase FabG: MSEKTVLVTGSSRGIGRAIALRLAKDGFDVVVHCRSKVEEAEAVAAQVREQGRASRVLRFDVADRAETEKVLAADLEAHGCYYGVVCNAGIARDNAFPAMPAEDWDAVIHTNLDAFYNVLNPLSMPLVRRRKPGRIVTLASVSGLIGNRGQVNYSAAKAGIIGATKALAVELASRGITVNCVAPGLIDTEMVEPHVVEEALKMIPARRMGKPEEVAAAVSFLMSEDAGYVTRQVISVNGGLFG, encoded by the coding sequence ATGAGTGAGAAGACGGTACTGGTGACGGGCTCGAGCCGAGGCATCGGCCGCGCCATTGCCCTGCGGTTGGCGAAGGATGGCTTCGACGTGGTGGTGCACTGCCGCTCGAAGGTGGAGGAGGCGGAGGCCGTGGCCGCGCAGGTCCGCGAGCAGGGCCGCGCCTCCCGCGTGTTGCGCTTCGACGTGGCCGACCGCGCGGAGACGGAGAAGGTCCTCGCCGCGGACCTGGAGGCGCACGGCTGCTACTACGGCGTGGTGTGCAACGCGGGCATCGCCCGGGACAACGCCTTCCCCGCCATGCCGGCCGAGGACTGGGACGCGGTCATCCACACCAACCTGGACGCGTTCTACAACGTGCTCAATCCCCTCAGCATGCCGCTGGTCCGGCGGCGCAAGCCCGGCCGCATCGTCACGCTGGCCTCCGTGTCCGGACTCATCGGGAACCGGGGCCAGGTGAACTACAGCGCGGCGAAGGCGGGCATCATCGGCGCGACGAAGGCGCTGGCGGTGGAGCTGGCCAGCCGGGGCATCACCGTGAACTGCGTGGCGCCTGGGCTCATCGACACGGAGATGGTGGAGCCCCACGTCGTCGAAGAGGCGCTGAAGATGATTCCGGCCCGGCGCATGGGCAAGCCCGAGGAGGTCGCCGCCGCGGTGAGCTTCCTGATGAGCGAGGACGCGGGTTACGTCACGCGGCAGGTCATTTCGGTGAACGGGGGACTGTTCGGATGA
- a CDS encoding beta-ketoacyl-ACP synthase, giving the protein MKRVVVTGVGALSPLGHDWAQVEARLKSLRNAVQVIEDWKQYDGLNTQVGAPAAPFVLPPQTYSRKTMRGMGRVAVLATRASELALVDAGLLGDPLLSSGKMGVSYGSSTGSPPAIADFGRMLMAKTTEGITATSYVRSMSHTAAVNIGVFFGLTGRIITTSSACTSGSQGIGYAYEAIKMGRQVAMLAGGAEELDATGAAVFDTLFATSTKNNATPELTPRPFHSQRDGLVLGEGACTLVLEELEHARARGARIYAELVGYGTNSDGRHITQPHSETMAQAMRLALEDAALEPGVVAYVNAHGTATDTGDVAESAATHQVFGERMPISSLKSYMGHTLGACGALEAWMTIEMMRHDWFAPTLHLDAASVDPRCAPLDYLMGAGRRIETEVVMSNNFAFGGINTSLIFRRWH; this is encoded by the coding sequence ATGAAGCGGGTCGTCGTCACGGGTGTGGGTGCCCTGAGTCCGCTGGGCCATGACTGGGCCCAGGTGGAGGCTCGGCTGAAGTCGCTGCGCAATGCCGTGCAGGTCATCGAGGACTGGAAGCAATACGACGGGCTCAATACCCAGGTGGGAGCTCCCGCCGCGCCCTTCGTGCTGCCGCCCCAGACGTACTCGCGCAAGACGATGCGCGGCATGGGCCGGGTGGCGGTGCTGGCCACGCGCGCCAGTGAGCTCGCGCTCGTGGACGCGGGGCTCCTGGGAGACCCGCTGCTGTCGAGCGGGAAGATGGGCGTGTCCTACGGCTCGTCCACGGGCTCGCCGCCCGCCATCGCCGACTTCGGCCGGATGCTGATGGCGAAGACCACCGAGGGCATCACCGCCACCTCCTACGTGCGGTCCATGTCCCATACGGCCGCGGTGAACATCGGCGTGTTCTTCGGCCTCACCGGCCGCATCATCACCACGTCGAGCGCGTGCACCTCCGGCAGCCAGGGCATCGGCTACGCCTACGAAGCCATCAAGATGGGTCGGCAGGTGGCGATGCTCGCCGGAGGCGCCGAGGAGCTGGATGCCACGGGCGCCGCGGTGTTCGACACCCTCTTCGCCACCAGCACGAAGAACAACGCCACCCCCGAATTGACGCCCCGCCCCTTCCACTCGCAGCGCGACGGCCTGGTGCTGGGCGAAGGCGCGTGCACGCTGGTGCTGGAGGAGCTGGAGCACGCCCGGGCCCGGGGCGCGCGCATCTACGCGGAGCTGGTGGGCTACGGCACCAACAGCGATGGGCGCCACATCACCCAGCCCCACTCGGAGACCATGGCCCAGGCCATGCGGCTGGCGCTGGAGGACGCGGCGCTGGAGCCGGGCGTGGTGGCGTACGTGAATGCCCATGGCACGGCCACCGACACCGGCGACGTCGCGGAGAGCGCCGCCACGCACCAGGTGTTCGGTGAGCGGATGCCCATCTCCTCGCTCAAGAGCTACATGGGCCACACGCTGGGCGCATGCGGCGCGCTGGAGGCGTGGATGACCATCGAGATGATGCGGCACGACTGGTTCGCGCCCACGCTGCACCTGGATGCGGCCTCCGTGGACCCGCGCTGCGCCCCGCTGGACTACCTGATGGGCGCTGGACGAAGAATCGAGACCGAAGTCGTCATGTCCAACAACTTCGCCTTCGGCGGCATCAACACATCGTTGATCTTCCGCCGGTGGCACTGA
- a CDS encoding excinuclease ATPase subunit, with product MKKPLLLSLLALTVSTPALARDTVYMIPLSSVLEMPQAKDKLDGSVKFYLAGAKTPSVQEELGSEVSNKKTNGVGKSDEEGCRWATLSALISLQEGAKKRGANAVVNIVSYYKKNELQNATEIECHAGSFVVGVTLKGTYAKVAGKSAAK from the coding sequence ATGAAGAAGCCCCTGTTGCTGTCGCTGCTCGCGCTCACGGTGTCCACCCCGGCCCTGGCGCGGGACACCGTGTACATGATTCCGCTCAGCTCGGTCCTGGAGATGCCGCAGGCCAAGGACAAGTTGGACGGCTCGGTGAAGTTCTACCTGGCGGGCGCGAAGACGCCCTCCGTCCAGGAGGAGCTGGGCTCCGAGGTCTCCAACAAGAAGACCAACGGCGTGGGCAAGTCGGACGAGGAGGGCTGCCGGTGGGCCACCCTGTCGGCGCTGATTTCGCTCCAGGAAGGCGCCAAGAAGCGCGGCGCCAACGCCGTGGTCAACATCGTCAGCTATTACAAGAAGAACGAGCTGCAGAACGCCACGGAGATCGAGTGCCACGCCGGCTCGTTCGTCGTGGGTGTCACGCTCAAGGGGACCTACGCGAAGGTCGCCGGCAAGAGCGCCGCGAAGTAG
- a CDS encoding DUF6585 family protein: MGLVLIYLSTAALMESLSIYLVPEAVLRALLRSQFGFFLLLLGIPAGLYMLGWRGIDFFFWALSPRLLVVDAQGLRSGKASLLWKDLKSVVRNHDQDRMDIRHGHGKYRLRMHLWSDGDHLEAHVTERIISTLLPRVHRQVAAGEEVPFGPLTLSEDGLAYKRKLFQWDDIDSLRFQDSDDSGLASRTLFLTANGRLHKIDEEKIVNAPVLLAYLAARLEG; encoded by the coding sequence ATGGGGCTGGTCCTCATCTACCTGTCCACGGCGGCGTTGATGGAGTCGCTCTCCATCTACCTGGTGCCCGAAGCCGTGTTGAGGGCCCTGCTGCGCAGCCAGTTCGGGTTCTTCCTCCTGCTGCTCGGGATTCCCGCCGGGCTCTACATGCTGGGGTGGCGGGGCATCGACTTCTTCTTCTGGGCCCTGTCGCCGCGCCTGCTCGTGGTGGACGCGCAGGGGCTGCGCTCCGGAAAGGCGTCCCTGCTGTGGAAGGACCTGAAGTCCGTGGTCCGAAACCACGACCAGGACCGCATGGACATCCGTCACGGCCACGGGAAGTACCGGCTGCGGATGCACCTGTGGAGCGACGGGGACCATCTCGAGGCGCACGTCACCGAGCGCATCATCTCCACGCTGCTGCCGCGGGTGCACCGTCAGGTGGCCGCGGGCGAGGAGGTGCCGTTTGGCCCGCTGACGCTCAGCGAGGACGGGCTGGCGTACAAGCGCAAGCTGTTCCAGTGGGACGACATCGACAGCCTTCGTTTTCAGGACTCGGACGACAGCGGCCTTGCGTCACGCACGTTGTTTCTCACCGCCAACGGCAGGCTCCACAAGATTGACGAGGAGAAAATCGTCAACGCCCCCGTCCTCTTGGCCTATCTCGCGGCCCGTCTCGAGGGCTGA
- a CDS encoding tryptophan halogenase family protein yields the protein MTGIRIPLSHYWVLRNEGRSTPDEPVDYACYREPFVMDANLAPRFRDGRPAVNYAWHFDAQLVADYLRRIATRWGVKHVVDELASVEKRPDGYIKALHTRGGRVLEGGLFVDCSGFRALLINQALEEPFIDMSDHLLCDSAVATPLRHDDARFGIEPYTSAIAARHGWIWKTPMPGRFGTGYVYSSRFCSQDQAIREFSSQWGLNPEKTPFNRIRFRVGRNRRSWVKNCVSIGLSSCFLEPLESSGIYFITAAIYQLAKHFPDTTFNPVLVDRFNREIELMFDDSRDFIQAHFLTSSRDDTPFWRANGHDLKVSDALQDKLTTWKAGLTVNMPVASEEAYYGNFETEFRNFWTNSSYYCVLAGMGWRPDQPLATLKYRPSSVARAEDAFQRVKLQQQVMLRGLPSHYELLQQRHHPDGMGLARTGTSP from the coding sequence ATGACCGGAATACGCATCCCGTTGTCGCACTACTGGGTGCTGCGCAACGAGGGGCGGAGCACTCCCGACGAGCCGGTGGACTACGCCTGCTATCGCGAGCCCTTCGTGATGGATGCGAACCTGGCGCCGCGCTTCCGGGACGGGCGGCCCGCCGTCAACTACGCCTGGCACTTCGACGCGCAGCTGGTGGCCGACTACCTGCGGCGCATCGCCACCCGCTGGGGCGTGAAGCATGTCGTGGATGAGCTGGCCTCGGTGGAGAAGCGGCCGGATGGCTACATCAAGGCGCTGCACACGCGGGGCGGGCGGGTGCTGGAGGGCGGCCTCTTCGTCGATTGCAGCGGCTTCCGCGCGTTGCTCATCAACCAGGCCCTGGAGGAGCCGTTCATCGACATGAGCGACCACCTGCTGTGTGACAGCGCGGTCGCCACGCCCCTTCGCCATGACGACGCGCGGTTCGGCATCGAGCCGTACACCTCGGCAATCGCCGCCCGGCACGGGTGGATATGGAAGACGCCCATGCCGGGGCGCTTCGGCACGGGCTATGTGTATTCCAGCCGCTTCTGCTCCCAGGACCAGGCCATCCGGGAGTTCTCGTCACAGTGGGGCCTCAACCCGGAGAAGACCCCGTTCAATCGCATCCGCTTCCGGGTGGGCCGCAACCGCCGGTCCTGGGTGAAGAACTGCGTCAGCATCGGCCTGTCGTCGTGCTTCCTGGAGCCGCTGGAGTCCTCCGGCATCTACTTCATCACCGCGGCGATTTATCAGCTCGCCAAGCACTTCCCAGACACGACCTTCAACCCCGTGCTGGTCGACCGATTCAATCGTGAGATTGAGCTGATGTTCGACGACTCGCGAGACTTCATCCAGGCACACTTCCTCACCTCTTCGCGAGACGACACGCCGTTCTGGCGGGCGAATGGCCATGACCTCAAGGTGTCGGACGCGTTGCAGGACAAGCTGACGACGTGGAAGGCGGGCCTGACGGTCAACATGCCCGTGGCGAGCGAGGAGGCGTACTACGGGAACTTCGAGACGGAGTTCCGGAACTTCTGGACGAACAGCAGCTACTACTGCGTGCTGGCGGGGATGGGGTGGAGGCCGGACCAACCGCTGGCGACGCTGAAGTACCGGCCGTCGTCCGTGGCGCGCGCGGAGGACGCCTTCCAGCGCGTGAAGCTCCAGCAACAGGTCATGCTCCGAGGCCTGCCGAGCCACTACGAGCTCCTCCAGCAGCGCCATCACCCGGACGGCATGGGTCTGGCGCGGACCGGTACCAGTCCCTAG
- the istB gene encoding IS21-like element helper ATPase IstB codes for MLVEQTLEKLNGMKLHGMASYLRDWLAKPGERDVSPADLVGLLADAEWMHRENKKLSSRLSAARLRQAAALEDIDYGHARGLAKAQVMELSTSKWAADKQNVLLTGPTGVGKSFLACALGQKACRDGYSVVYRRASRLFDELAQARADGTYAHALKRLAKAQVLILDDFGLEPLGAPERKELLEVLEDRYRLSSTVVTSQLEPKDWHAVIGDATLADAILDRLVHNAHRIKLGGESIRYAETNLTKGRKQAKG; via the coding sequence ATGCTGGTGGAACAGACGCTGGAGAAGCTCAACGGGATGAAGCTGCACGGGATGGCCTCCTACCTGCGCGACTGGTTGGCGAAGCCAGGAGAGCGAGACGTCAGCCCAGCCGACCTGGTGGGCCTCTTGGCCGACGCGGAGTGGATGCACCGGGAGAACAAGAAGCTCTCCTCGCGGTTGAGCGCCGCACGCCTGCGCCAGGCCGCGGCCTTGGAAGACATCGACTACGGGCACGCACGTGGGCTCGCCAAGGCGCAGGTGATGGAGCTGTCCACCTCGAAGTGGGCGGCGGACAAGCAGAACGTCCTGCTCACCGGGCCCACGGGCGTCGGCAAATCCTTCCTCGCATGCGCCCTGGGACAGAAGGCGTGCCGGGATGGCTACTCGGTGGTGTACCGCCGCGCCTCACGTCTCTTCGATGAGCTCGCCCAGGCGCGCGCTGATGGAACCTATGCGCACGCACTCAAGCGCCTGGCCAAAGCCCAGGTGCTCATCCTCGACGACTTCGGCCTTGAGCCCCTCGGTGCACCAGAGCGCAAGGAGCTGCTCGAAGTCCTGGAGGACCGCTACCGACTTTCGAGCACGGTGGTGACATCCCAGCTCGAGCCGAAGGACTGGCACGCCGTCATCGGTGACGCGACGCTCGCCGATGCCATCCTCGACCGCCTGGTCCACAACGCCCATCGCATCAAGCTGGGCGGAGAGTCCATCCGGTACGCGGAGACAAATTTGACGAAGGGTCGGAAGCAGGCCAAGGGATGA
- the istA gene encoding IS21 family transposase produces MAQERLAVRKLREVLRLRFASKLSTRNIATSLGMGNGTVCEYLGRARVAGVGGWPLPPELDDDKALTALFFPGEGKAIAHRPEPDWAQVHRELKRKGVTKLLLWEEYLAANPGGYQYSQFCVRYGRWQSVLCVTMRQEHRAGEKLFVDFSGDGVEVVDVDTGEVRVAKLFVATLGASSYTYVEPVYSEDLATWVGCHVRAMAFFGGVPELVVPDNLKSGVTRAHRYEPEENPTYADLARHYGFAILPARPRRPRDKAKVEAAVLVAERWILAVLRNRRFGGLHEVREAVRPLLEKLNERPMRHVGRSRRQLYEELEKPVLKALPVHAYELAYWKKARVHPDYHVEVEGHLYSVPYSLVHKQVEARYTDGSVEVFLGGRRVASHVRKHAKGYTTLKEHMPPSHRAHAEWTPERLRAWAEKTGPSTAALVQGLMERKPHPEQAFRGALGVMRLKDKYGEARLEKACARAVRHRAYSYKSVAAILQHHLEDAREEREEKPPLPAHENVRGPDYYH; encoded by the coding sequence ATGGCCCAAGAGAGGCTGGCGGTGCGCAAGTTGAGAGAGGTGTTGCGATTGAGGTTCGCGTCGAAGCTGTCGACGAGGAACATCGCCACGAGTCTGGGCATGGGGAATGGGACGGTGTGCGAGTACCTGGGGCGAGCGCGGGTAGCAGGAGTGGGAGGCTGGCCGCTGCCGCCGGAGCTGGACGACGACAAGGCGCTCACCGCGCTGTTCTTCCCAGGCGAGGGCAAGGCGATTGCGCACCGGCCGGAGCCAGACTGGGCGCAGGTGCATCGAGAGCTCAAGCGCAAGGGGGTGACGAAGCTGCTGCTGTGGGAGGAGTACCTGGCGGCCAACCCGGGTGGGTACCAGTACAGCCAGTTCTGCGTGAGGTATGGGCGCTGGCAGTCCGTCCTCTGTGTCACCATGAGACAGGAGCACCGGGCGGGCGAGAAGCTCTTCGTGGACTTCAGCGGGGACGGAGTCGAGGTGGTGGACGTCGACACCGGAGAGGTGAGGGTCGCGAAGCTCTTCGTCGCCACGTTGGGGGCCAGCAGCTACACGTATGTCGAGCCCGTCTACTCGGAGGACCTGGCCACCTGGGTGGGGTGCCACGTGCGCGCCATGGCCTTCTTTGGCGGTGTCCCGGAGTTGGTGGTGCCGGACAACCTGAAGTCCGGAGTCACGCGCGCGCACCGGTACGAGCCGGAGGAGAACCCCACGTATGCGGACCTGGCCCGACACTACGGCTTCGCGATTCTACCGGCACGTCCTCGCCGCCCACGGGACAAGGCGAAGGTAGAGGCGGCGGTGCTGGTGGCGGAGCGGTGGATTCTGGCCGTCCTGCGCAACCGCCGCTTCGGTGGCCTGCACGAGGTGCGCGAGGCCGTCCGGCCGCTGCTGGAGAAGCTGAATGAGCGTCCGATGAGGCATGTGGGCCGCTCGCGTCGCCAGTTGTACGAGGAGCTCGAGAAGCCCGTGCTGAAGGCCCTGCCGGTACACGCGTACGAGCTGGCCTACTGGAAGAAGGCGCGCGTCCACCCGGACTACCACGTCGAGGTGGAGGGGCACCTGTACAGCGTGCCGTACTCGCTGGTGCATAAGCAGGTGGAGGCCCGCTACACGGACGGGAGCGTCGAGGTGTTCCTCGGGGGGCGTCGGGTAGCGAGCCACGTGCGCAAGCATGCCAAGGGCTACACCACGCTGAAGGAGCACATGCCCCCAAGCCACCGGGCCCACGCGGAGTGGACGCCCGAGCGGCTGCGGGCGTGGGCGGAGAAGACGGGCCCTTCCACGGCCGCGTTGGTGCAAGGCCTCATGGAGCGAAAACCCCATCCGGAGCAGGCCTTCCGCGGGGCCTTGGGTGTCATGAGATTGAAGGACAAGTACGGCGAGGCGCGGCTGGAGAAGGCGTGCGCCAGGGCCGTGCGCCACCGGGCCTACAGCTACAAATCCGTGGCAGCCATCCTCCAGCACCACCTGGAGGATGCACGGGAGGAGCGCGAAGAGAAGCCGCCCCTGCCCGCCCATGAGAACGTGCGCGGCCCCGACTACTACCACTGA
- a CDS encoding tryptophan 7-halogenase produces the protein MDTAIREVVILGGGTAGWMTAAYLQRVFEGTVQVTLLEAATIPKIGVGEATIPNLQRVFFDRLGIPEDEWMRECNAAFKMAVKFINWRKREPGAPDNHFYHSFGLMPNVDNIPFACTGPW, from the coding sequence ATGGACACCGCGATTCGTGAGGTGGTGATTCTCGGAGGTGGGACGGCGGGCTGGATGACGGCGGCCTACCTTCAGCGGGTCTTCGAGGGGACGGTGCAGGTGACGCTGCTGGAGGCCGCCACCATTCCGAAGATTGGGGTAGGGGAGGCGACCATTCCCAACCTTCAGCGGGTCTTCTTCGACCGTCTGGGCATCCCCGAGGACGAGTGGATGCGTGAGTGCAACGCCGCGTTCAAGATGGCGGTGAAATTCATCAATTGGCGCAAGCGCGAGCCCGGCGCGCCAGACAATCACTTCTACCACTCGTTCGGACTCATGCCGAACGTCGACAACATCCCGTTTGCGTGTACCGGACCATGGTGA